A window from Flammeovirgaceae bacterium encodes these proteins:
- a CDS encoding Hsp20/alpha crystallin family protein, which yields MSIIRYNPSDFAPTSFSSLIDKFFNDSMQRSGHNTFIPKVDIIESEKAFELQVEAPGMNKEDFKIEVKDNYLTISGERKFSTEKNEKDFHSIETQYGSFSRSFTLPDSANTDKINAKYNNGMLELVIPKDEKKLLKTTIKVN from the coding sequence ATGAGCATCATCCGTTATAACCCAAGTGATTTTGCCCCCACATCGTTCAGCAGCCTTATTGACAAATTCTTTAATGACTCCATGCAACGTTCAGGGCACAATACCTTCATTCCCAAGGTGGATATCATTGAAAGCGAAAAAGCCTTTGAACTGCAGGTAGAAGCCCCTGGAATGAACAAGGAAGACTTCAAGATAGAAGTCAAAGACAACTACCTGACCATAAGTGGGGAGCGCAAATTCTCCACTGAAAAAAACGAAAAGGACTTCCACTCCATTGAAACCCAATACGGGTCTTTCAGCCGTTCCTTCACATTGCCCGATAGCGCCAATACGGACAAGATCAATGCGAAGTACAACAACGGCATGCTGGAGCTCGTTATTCCAAAAGACGAAAAGAAACTCCTGAAGACCACCATCAAAGTGAACTAG